In Lathyrus oleraceus cultivar Zhongwan6 chromosome 2, CAAS_Psat_ZW6_1.0, whole genome shotgun sequence, the DNA window TCCCGGATCAAAAATCGTCTAACTGAACCTACTATAAAAAAGCTCAGATATGCGTAGAGGTGTCAATGAAATGATAATAACTCACAAGTCAATCAATAACAACTCATCACAACTAATTGAATACAATACAATAGAAAGAGTCTATCTCTAAtgaaaaaacacacaaaaaattaAGTCAAGAAATTTGTTGAACACTTAGTGTGCGATCAACAATGTTTGGAACTTTATGTAGTGTTTGTTTTTCTTAgaatccaatcacaaccaaatggtttaTGATCTACACAATAACACAAATTTCAAAATGCattcaaaattatgatccaaacaatATTGATCGAATGATCAATGCAATCGACAATTTACAAACCATAAAATAAAAGGGATAAACATAGAGAAAGTACAGAAGGATTTGTTTATACAGTTACTCAATCAACCTCACCATGAGTATGTCTATCCTCAATTcaaattcgaattgagatattataaTAAATCATACTTTGCAAAATGTgtgtatacaagagatgaagaaattgaactctacaaaccctaagtttgatgttgactCTACCACCTCAAAAACCCTTGTTCAAAGATTAATCAAGTAACCAACAATGCCGCTTTAATTCACATGTTCTTGCTACTTCCTTTCAAGGAACTACTTTTCCCAAAGATTTCACTCGGTTCATTAATcccaagcgcacacttgttgaaacCCAAGATTTGCCAACATGAtccaccgtctcacgctactTCTTTGCAAGGCACCCCTTCtccaaggctttcactcgattGGATCGTAATTccacaatcttgtccaaaaccttcaaaccctagGCAATCTTAAAGGAAAACCCCAACTCAGTTTTCtgatttgaatccctcaaagttctcaacccaatattcttggtacaacaaacctaattagacgttatcaatcctaatctagatggtacccaatcaaaaaatgattatgtgtagtttgattgtgtgtatgtatagatggagttgaagatgatgataatgctttgaaatcctggatttatgtaggttttactcactctagaaacaTTTACTAGAGAAATATGTGTGTATGTAGTATTTATATGCATGAATGATTTAAGGcaaaaaggaatgcaaaaggaATTAAAAATAATGCAAAAATTCAGGATTTTAGgtctataggtcgacctatacaagtcatgtgtcgacctatataagtcatgtgtcgacctgtttGAAGCATAGGTCGACTTGTAAAGGTCAAGTGCTCCCTATAAGTCGACCTGACAAGGTGGCACATGGAACAGAGCCTATAGGCTTTAATAACGCAGTATGGGTGTCGACATGTACACTCTTTGTGTCGACCTATGCTGAAGAAAATATTCTATAGGTCAACCTAAAgtcgtatgtgtcgacctatgtaGTGTTTTTCACACAAAACTTAATTTTTATGCATAAAAGTCTTTTCTTGATGCATGAATCCTTTCTAAATAATTTCCAATCATGATGACGTGCTTCCTAATGCTAAAATACATAATGCACATCTAGAATCAGTTGATACCGTCCAATGTACAAAAACACTAAAGTTACTCCTAATTTTGAcatagttttgacatcattcaaaacatatctaaatggaaagttgcactcacatactccccgttttttatgatggcaaaacTTGAGACGATTTGTTTCTTGTTCATGAAAAGCTCCCCCTGATTGTGTGCATCATAGCTTTatatacttctccccctttgaccaCACCAAAAAGAGACAGATCACATTATTAGCAGTATCACATATTTAATATACAGTATAGAGGCAATTGCAAAAAATAAGAAGGGCACTCACATATATCTATCATATATTAAAACACACAAGATTAATAAACACAAACATATTAAAATAATAGCCATTATCATTCAATACAACAACCAAAATACCATCACTGTCTTAAACTCAAAATAGCAAAGTAATATTTGGTTAATACATATACCAAAAGCAACAAACAAACCATAAATAATATGAAGATGCATACAGACTCAAAGCATGATTCAACAAAATGCATAGTGACACATGAGATCAAAAGACATAAACCAAGACAAtattgaaattttggtatcagatatgagatgttgaaggtaatgtcacgacactaatatctgaacaatacaaacaagataaagataaagaacagtaatgcaagagacacaagtaattgttaacccagttcggtgcaaactcacctacgtctgggggctaccaagccaggaaggaaatccactaaaatagaatcagttcaaagactctcagtaaacaacacaagttacagtctttttcacctaatctccacccgtgtgacttctacctaagaactcttagatatgagatcccactcactccccctcaatcacaccagtgatattaaacaagaattacaatgaaaataagacactcctcaaagacacacacttgatcttacttagcagcttcaatcaagtagacacacactcatgcttaaaagctttgagtgacaaattacaactcaaaaatcagactaattcaatcatctatggatgaattgaatggcttacaattcacacgaccacacaagacttaaacccttattctctctcaatatttcgttgcttatttcttgtgtatcaaatcaggttttccatgtcctttttatagaagcatttggctgggcttggacatcataaaaccctaaaactattttccattcaaatattcttatgacagttgattagatctctttggaaaataagttaatcacgtcgtaattactgattgatagcatGTTCAATTAACTtatcaatcatacacagattgccattaaaaacgcaatcacataatacataacattcagactgaatgttctatatacagatgtcatgacatcgggtttGATATCCTAGAACAATCCTACATAATTTTATTTTAAACAaccagcaggtacaagatatcttatgttaagacatcacatgtgacaacttgtgaacactcttggttttaccaaaattgctgccaacacttagaaccaacaaactccccctttggaaaattttggctaaaacatatatcagtccattaGTTCACAAGAAAAACACATATCAGTGGTTAAGGAGCAGCAGAAGCAATAAACACACAATTACTAGttataatagcaactagtaatacacacattaaacacatgggtacttcttctcccccttAAGTCTGTTCACctacagacatctccttcaacaacaacagcacctGTAACAATTAGAATTTCCTTttgacatctccttcaacatctgTAACATTTAGAATCACATTCTGACATCTCCTTTAGCATCACATGTACAACACATCACATTctgacatctcctttaacatcacctgtacaacacaTAACATTCTTCTGTTCAACATCAGCTGTCACCTGTCTAGCCTAGCTAGCTACTTTAGCACATAATTACTGCAACTCTCCACATCTCCACacattaactgcagctctccacatctccacacattaactgcagctctccacataataacttctccccctttttagtcaaaatagaccaaagtgaccaattagacaaaataaatgtcaatcagtccagcagagaatgtcgcaaaggatgttataacatataaaattTTAAACATAAGAGCATCTCCAACCGTGAACCCATTTTTGGGTTCTTTGTGGGACCTATTAAGCCACGTCAGCTTGAAGCAACTCAACTACTTTTTCACTCCAATGGTGCAACTCTGAAGAACTCAGATTGGATCTCACAActttattttatatattaatattttattcatattaaattttatattaattaaaataataattttagtgttttaaattaaatttgatataaaaaaaaattaaacttaTAATTTAAAATGATAATTAAATTTAATCTCAAATACATGATAtataattaaaaacaataaaaataaataacatcaCATAATTAATCAAATTTAAATTTTATCATCTTCATGTCCAAAACGTTCCCAAATATATTCGACTAGATCTCCTTGAAGTTTACGATGAACTTGTTTTTCTTGAATACTTGCTCTTCTTTGTAGTCTTGTTGCAAGATTCGGATGAGGACCGCTAAATATTTCAGTTGTTGAGTTATTGATATCCACATTATCATAAGAGTAATCAAAATTACCTCCATATGTATGTCGTTCGTCTTCCACAATCATGTTGTGCAATATGATGCAGGCATATATGGTATGCTTGAGAGTGTCCATGTGCCAGGCACGTGCTGGGCCACGTATAATTGCAAATCGAGATTGAAGCATTCCAAATGCTCGCTCCACATCTTTTCTAGCCGATTCTTGATGTTGAGCaaataattttttcttttctcCCTGTGGCATTGAAATAGTCTTGACAAATGTAGCCCACTCGGGATATATACCATCTGCTAAATAATACTCCATATATGGTATCCCATTGATTGTATATTGCACATTGGGAGCACGTCCTTCCAAAATATCGTTAAACATGTTGGACTGGTTTAGCACATTAATGTCATTGTTTGAACCTGCAATACCAAAAAAAGCATGTCAAATCCATAAGTCTTGTGATGCCACTGCTTCAAGCATGATTGTGGGCTTACCATGATCACCTCGACAAAATTGTCCTTTCTATGCAACAGGACAATTTTTCCATACCCAATGCATACAATCGATGGAACCCAACATACCTGGAAAGCCACGTGACTCTCCCATTTGTAAAAGATGTTCAACATCAGTGTTGTTAGGCTTTCTCAAATACTCAGCGGCAAATACAACATTGACACCCTTAATAAATCTTTCTAAGCACTCAATTGAAGTGCTTTCACCGATTCGAACATATTCGTCTACAAGGTCAGCAGGACACCCATACGCTAGCATACGAATAGCAGATGTACATTTCTGCAATGGTGAAAGACCCATTTTACCAGTTGCATTGACCCTCATTTGGAAATATTCATCATGATTTCCAAGGGCATCTACAATTCGAAGAAATACATGCCTATGCATTCTGAACCTTCTTCGGAATTGAACATTTGTGTATACTGGGTTTTCTGAGAAGTAGTCATTGAATAATCGGTTGTGCCCTTCTTCACGACCTCGAACTACCGTTGTTCTTCTCTTTGGCCTAAAGGAACTTCCAGATCGACGTTCATTCTGAAGTTATTGTTCTTCATCACTGTCGTCCATAAATTCTTCTTCAACCAACTCCCAAAATTCTTGATCGTAATTATCTGAATTGTATGAATCCATTTAGTGAGTAAAGAATGAGAGAAAAATGAGAAGAATAAGATGAGAATGAGAGAACAATGACATAAGTGGTAGTATATATAATGGTTTGAATAACGGCTAGTTTGAATAACGGCTAGTTTGAATAACGGCTAGTTTAAATTAAAGTGGTAGTTTGAATAACGGCTAGTTTAAATTAAAATGGTACTAATGACCATTTTACATAGGTGTTGATAAATTAAAGTGGTACTAATGACCATTTTACATAAGTGATACTGACTACATTCCATATTTTTTTTCATCTTATTACAATATTTTTCATGAATATCTCATTGATTATCGTTCATAGTAGAAGTGTCTTTCATCATCATTTGCACTACCTTTAATTCTAGCTCGTCCTCCTTAGCTTGCGCAAGTCTGTCCATTGTTATTGCTCTTTTATTCTTTGCATCTTGCGTTGCATTTGGAATTTCTGATGTCTTACCCTTCCTTTTTGTAGCTTTTTGTCCCATTGGACGCTCCATTGGTGATGATGAGTTAAACTCATAACTTGAAGTTGTATTTGGGTTCTCCAATGATTCCCCACTAGCATAAGTCTTTGTTATTTTTGCAGAACTTCCAATCGATTCTTCGACGATGCACCATTTAGCTTCATCTTTTAACAATCACCATGCATACTCAAGATTGAATGTTGTACCTTGATCCTGAGCAAAAATAGCATGTGCATCTGCCATGACATCGGTCTCGGATGTCCCACTTTTCTATCCTTTAAGAGAAATTTTGTAACACCCAACAAATTTTTGAACCATGCCATTTATTCTATGCCATCGACATTTTAACTGTCCCCCTAACTTTTCCCGCAATTGCCCACGATATTGGTTATAACTAGCAGCAATTCTTAACCAAAAACTCTCAGCCTTTTGATCAACTCCCACAATTGGATCCTTTGAAACATTGAGGCATGATTGGATAAGTAGTATATCCTCTTCCCTTGTAAATTGCTCTCGAGATCTTTTTTCAACGACAACCCTTTCTTCTTTTTCAGTACCAACTTGAGTAGAAAATGGTGGGACTTGAGTAGAAAATGGTGGAACTTGAGTAGAGAATTCCATACTATTAGAATTCATTTGAGGTATAGGATACATATTTGGATTGTTTGGTGACGGAAGAAATATGGCGGGGTTTGTAGGCACCGGTGGAATTTGAGAATTTTGAGGATTAGGATTTTGATAATTTTGCATGTAATTGAAAAAAGCTTGTTGATAATGAAAATGATTAGGATCCATTTGGCCTAAACAATTGTAATTTGAAGTAAAAAAGATGAAATTTTGAGTTAAATATTTTGTAAAAAAGATGCTAATGAGAAAAAATTGTTGAAAAAGAATTAAAAGTATAGgaataaaatgatgaaattgtgagagagaaatttcaaattgaagaGAAAATAAAAGTGAGAGAAATTTGTGTTGGTAAATTTTTGGAAACcaaaattatatttatattaaaaaataagttaaaaaaaaataaaaaaaaataagtAGTTGTTGAATGGCTAGTTTCtaaattaaaaaatagaaaaaaagaaAGGTTACCGTTGCTTCACATTACGCTGCTCCCCACGCTGGCATATGCTTGAAACGAGAAAAAGTGAAAAGATGGGTGCCCTGTTGGCAAACCCATTGAAGGAACCACCAGTGGAGGTGGTCTAACTGTCAGGTGGTACAAACTataattatacacagctgcattagctgagataatcagaaatccagggaactcataaagagcccaaatattacatcatggcatcaacAAGGACTACCAAAAAAATTACAAACATCAAACTGAAAAACATAAAAATCATCCAAGCATCCAAAACAGCATCCAGAACACACATCATTAACAGAGGGACCATCAACAtcacaacttagtctgaggaggtagcatcttcttcaccttcagatccagaactgccactagattgatcttgagaattagacctctcacttgaggtatgggcatctgactccttggcttcaccaaccttatccatctcttcttgctccaagctactgatgagaacctctaaagcctctttcctagccttagccaccctaatcccagtttccaaCTCCTTACATGTTTCTTTCAATTCAACAATtaggccaccttgagaggctggctccttccttgcagatgtcatgacaatgtcattgacatgactgccttcaaatagCTTGTAGTGAATTGACAAAGGAGGTTTCCTTGTACTGGGGATATCACTTGTGTTTaaaataccaggttgctggcttaaaataattccataaatgattgagggaaaggcaattggcagctttactgcattagtggaggcatgtctaacgatttgttcaaacatgaaccttccataatcaaagttgagCCCGGTTCCAATAGCATAGATTATCCTTCCAAGAACATTAGAGATAGTTGAGATATGGTTTGTAGGAACCTAGTTGGCTGaacctatcttatgcaagatagcatattttacagttaatttgtcagcagagagatgctttttgcttggccattccttgacttggccagcagtgattgtcctacagacttcattgtctgtggcctctaaCTCAACAGCTCCTTCAGTCCCTCTTCCTAGGAATTTATTGATTATagttggggagaaccttacacaccttcctctcacaaacaccttgcaaaattctttgctattcttgtcagaaatatcctctgggatgTTCACAACAAACTCCTTCAccagaccttcaaaacattggggcaatgcactaactgttttcatcaaaccagcagacttgatcaattccataacctccttcacttccacaGCATCTTTCCATAGTTCCCTCTCCCCAGCAACTCTCCTCTGtatcacaaatttccacttggctgcaccatcttccagatggaaagaaatgttgtccaaatgcacagttgcaaccttagctggagactttctaacagttttctttttagcaggagagatgtctgggacatcttcttcgacatcatcttcagagtcataactttctctgacctttctcttcttgacctctactttactccatgatttagaaggacctaCAGCAGCAGCCTTCTTACTGGTTCTGGCTGTCATCAAATCAGCCACAGACTTgcctttcctggtcttcattttctttgcaacacttggtttcaaatgatgaactaaggtgtcatcttcctcgtatgagctctcttcctccaaatcaatcaCCTTTTCATGCTTCTTAGATTGAGAAGCATTTATAGGTTTCTTGCTAGGCATGGTTTTCCCTAAAGAACACAGTCCTTCTGCAGCAATATCCTTCTCTGAcctagatgagtcatcatctttctcagtttgaggttccacctgaggtgaggggtcccttctagacagaggagtcgaaactcccttgactgagtgtccttcatttaggatccttgtgaccagattcctaatgacacggtctgtataatgcatgtcatccttaggagGAGGATTATCAGAAACATTACCTTGAGGGTTTCCTGTAGTGGAAGAAGGGCCAGGGGGTCGCCTGGGATTACTGAAAGAGGAATAACATCTAAAAcatcttcatccagaaaatccatggagggagttcttgcTTTATTAGTGGGTTTTGAACCAGAAGAAGAcggatgttgtgacattttgttgaacttatgaagaaaaaaaaattccctagcagagatggttgatacagtttgatgaagatggaagtggttgtgttgaggtagcgtgtaaaaatggtatagatggtagttccaatatttggtcatgattttccataaatgtggcactttcttttaagtgggcagacaatattcttattaccttttccactccatattaattgctataaattctcatggatacaaatccccaatttccctcttaaacattcaaactgattagcatccaaagcctttgtaaatatgtcagctaattgcatttcagtagtaacatgcttcagtgctatgattttctcttccacaagttctctaatgaagtgatgacgaatatcaatgtgctttgtcctgctgtgctgaataggatttttggaaatatttatagcactcaggttgtcacagtacaatgtcatgacatcgtgtgtgacattgtattcggtcaacatttgtttcatccaaaccagttgagaacaactactcccagctgctatgtattcagcttcagcagtgtatagggacacacaattttgtttcttgctaaaccatgatatcaaattgttccccaagaagaaacatcctcttgatgtgtttttcctatcatcggcacttccagcccagtcagcatcacagtaaccagtcagcatagatccagatccatgagtatataacatcccatagtcactggtgtcattgacatatttcagtattctcttcacttggtttatgtgactgacttttggttcagcttgatatctagcacaaacacctacagccaatgcaatgtcaggtctgcttgttgtgagatatagcagacttcctatcatgcttctgtatagactttgatctacactaacaccattttcatctttggagactttcaaatgtgtaggagcaggtgtccttttatgacttgcattctccatgccaaacttcttaacaatgttcttggcatatttgctttgagatagaaagatagaatcttccatctgtttgacttgtagcccaagaaagtaggtcagctctccaacaaggctcatctcaaactcagactgcatttgtctaacaaaatgttcgacaatctgatctgacatcccaccaaaaacaatatcatctacatatatttgtgccaccatgagttttcctccttcattcttcacaaatagggtCTTATCAATACCTCTTTTCttgtatccattgttagtgaggaacacattgagtctctcataccaagccctaggagcttgcttcaaaccatagagggctttcttcaatctgtacacatgctttcgaatatttggatctgtgaatcctttaggctgttcaacatatacttcctcatttaagtaaccattcaagaaggcactttttacatccatttggaacagtttgaatttcagaatacatgccactccaagcaataatctaatggactctaggcgagctacaggagcaaatgtttcatcaaaatccactccttcaacCTGAGTATATTgttgtgctactaatcttgctttatttttagtaaccaccccttgttcatcagatttattcttatacacccactttgtaccaatgacatttactccttcaggtctaggaaccagttcccatacttcattcctcttgaattgacctaactcctcctgcatggcattgatccagaactcatcagtcaaggcttccttgacattcctaggctcaatcttggacacaaagcagccatgtgaaatcacttcccttgatctggttgtgacccctttatttggatctcctataatgagatctttggaTTATCCTTCTaaactctgatggagggtcccttgttgattttgtcatcttcaggttcagcttaaggaggttcactctccttatttttgtctgagaaatcagctaggggatcattcagagatgtctcaacatcgtttgtgacatcaatctgttggtcatcaactacaacattaatagatttcatcattactttagttctggaattaaagactctatatgctctgctgtttgttgagtagcccagaaatatttcttcatcacttttgggatccatcttccttctttgttcatgatcagtcaagatatagcatttactaccaaacacatggaagtatttgactgtaagtcttcttcctttccagacttcattttgctggggagtaatgggagatgagaactcatgatgaattccttctgaagaacagaattcagcaaacttgctgttctcaaattccttcccatgatcacttctaattttgataataggacttcccttttctctttgaagttttagacaaagctctttgaagacttcaaacacatcagatttttcacttataaaattgatccaggtgtatttggagaagtcatccaccactacataagcatacttcttcccaccaaggctttccacctgcatgggtcccatcaaatccatatggaggagttccaaaactttggaagtggtgtcatgtctgagcttctagtgtgacatccttgtctattttccaatctgacattccccacagacttttccttcatcaatcttcaagttaggaattcctctaacagcttcaacagatataatcctcttcatacctttaagatgcagatggcccaatctttgatgccatattttcacttcttcttctttggctaaagtacACATTAAAGAGTAcccagtttcttgagaactccacatgtaacagttgtctttagacctgactcctttcatgatcacttcattttctttgttagtaatcagacattcagttttagtgaagtttacatttaaaccttggtcacacagttgactgatgcttattagatttgcagtcaatcccttaacaagtaggacattgtcaaggtcaggaactccagggcaatcaagcttaccaatcaCCTTGATTTAACCCTTTGCTtcatcaccaaaggttacatagcttgtggcatgaggatgaagaccagttagcaggtttttgtttccagtcatgtgtctggagcacccactgtcaaaatacctatcttctttggctgaaactctaaaggaagtgtgagctattagacttgtaacattagtcttaggaacccattgctttttgttgacagacctgtgatgtttgggtctaggttgatgatgagcaggactaggatagccatacaacttatagcataatggttttatgtggccaaattttccacagtaatggcatctccatctttgatgtttccctttttgttgtcttcctttatgatgttgtgacatatgatgtgacatctctggTTTGCTCCCACTGTgactgcacttaggtttggaCTTTGGTGTGCTACCAGAGTGgctgcactcaggcttagattcattgaacccaatgccaggcttgtctcctgttatttgtccagtttggagaattttgtctaaggtgtcagatccattgtttagcattcttacatacttggtcatctcatccagtttagaattcaagaatacagcttcagtcttcaactttgagatggtttccacatgttctgccttctcattctccagctgtgctatcactttcttctggatttcaacttgtctacacacttctgcacttctgtgacacaactctctgtaggtagtggccaactcttcaaaggttacttcatcatcacttaaatcttcatcagaaccccatcttccagtcaaggcagtcacaagatttgcagactcttctgtttcactttcatcagaccaagtggcagcaagactcctcttatgtttcttgaggtaggtcccacattcagttctaatgtgtccatacccatcacattcatggcactgaactcctttcccttctttgggcttttcatctaaccttgttcttcttccaatattgttggatttactgatgtcatatgcgatgttcttgacattagccttagatcttacatccatctttttcataagtttgttgaactgtcttcccagcattgctacatcatttgccagatcttcatcaatatcttgaccaccttcctcctcttccccttcagtgtttgacatgaaggatatgcttttggctttcttttcagatccatcacacattcccatctaaaatgtttggagggatccaattagctcataaactctcatatttgagatgtcttgagactcttctatggttgtcaccttcatagcaaatctcttagggagtgacctgagtattttccttactaatttttcatctgacatcttttctcccagggctcctgaggcattagcaatttcaa includes these proteins:
- the LOC127123410 gene encoding uncharacterized protein LOC127123410; translated protein: MFNDILEGRAPNVQYTINGIPYMEYYLADGIYPEWATFVKTISMPQGEKKKLFAQHQESARKDVERAFGMLQSRFAIIRGPARAWHMDTLKHTIYACIILHNMIVEDERHTYGGNFDYSYDNVDINNSTTEIFSGPHPNLATRLQRRASIQEKQVHRKLQGDLVEYIWERFGHEDDKI
- the LOC127123412 gene encoding glutathione S-transferase T3, whose protein sequence is MDPNHFHYQQAFFNYMQNYQNPNPQNSQIPPVPTNPAIFLPSPNNPNMYPIPQMNSNSMEFSTQVPPFSTQVPPFSTQVGTEKEERVVVEKRSREQFTREEDILLIQSCLNVSKDPIVGVDQKAESFWLRIAASYNQYRGQLREKLGGQLKCRWHRINGMVQKFVGCYKISLKG